In a genomic window of Ignavibacteria bacterium:
- a CDS encoding transketolase, whose product MNVAHLSELPKMSLRVREHILRMSTDGGCFTGASLSCADLLVYLYTTYLRVTPDTVASPDRDVLLLSKGHDVPALYGVFAELGFITRDRLKNHLRVHDDLYWHPNRNIPGVEFHSGSLGHLLSVGLGMAVDIRMKGLDSRVVVVLGDGELNEGSIWEACLTAHALKIDNLIAVVDRNLFQANIRTEELIPLEPLTTKFEAFGWNVETVNGHDFDDLHSVFSSLPSRNGAPTVVIADTQRGRGVPSIAERADRWFCNFTHEEVSALIQELHGHTQATLTSETMVVR is encoded by the coding sequence ATGAACGTAGCCCATCTTTCTGAACTGCCGAAAATGTCCCTTCGCGTACGTGAGCACATTCTGCGCATGTCAACCGATGGCGGGTGTTTCACCGGTGCATCCTTGTCATGTGCAGACCTGCTGGTGTACCTCTACACGACGTATCTGCGCGTTACGCCCGACACCGTAGCCTCACCAGACCGTGATGTCCTTCTACTCTCAAAGGGGCATGATGTACCGGCCCTCTATGGCGTATTCGCTGAATTGGGATTCATCACGCGAGATCGACTCAAGAATCACTTGCGCGTTCATGACGATCTGTATTGGCATCCCAATCGAAACATTCCGGGCGTAGAGTTCCACAGTGGCTCGCTGGGACATTTGTTGAGCGTTGGTCTTGGTATGGCCGTTGACATACGAATGAAAGGTCTAGATAGCAGAGTTGTTGTTGTTCTCGGTGATGGTGAACTCAACGAGGGGAGTATCTGGGAGGCTTGCCTCACAGCTCATGCACTGAAGATCGATAATCTGATCGCTGTGGTGGATCGAAATCTCTTCCAAGCGAACATTCGTACTGAAGAGCTGATACCTCTTGAGCCCCTTACAACAAAGTTCGAGGCATTTGGTTGGAACGTTGAGACCGTGAACGGTCACGACTTCGATGATCTTCATAGTGTGTTCTCGTCACTCCCATCGCGAAATGGGGCCCCTACTGTTGTGATCGCCGATACACAACGCGGACGAGGTGTGCCGAGCATCGCAGAACGCGCAGACAGATGGTTCTGCAACTTCACACACGAGGAAGTATCGGCCTTGATCCAAGAACTGCACGGACACACCCAGGCCACACTCACATCCGAAACCATGGTGGTGCGATGA
- a CDS encoding glycosyltransferase family protein: MTVPRIVIVCQARLGSTRLPRKVLLPLAGQPLLLRFLERVSRSRLASKVVVATTIDPSDDQLCRLCSEAGYDVYRGHPHDLLDRHLKTAQAFGADVIVKIPSDCPLIDPGIIDTVIASYLAHQGTVDYVSNLHPGSWPDGNDVEVMSVKILERAWYAALLPYEREHTTPWMWDGNAGVRTANVTWHHGPDLSMSQRWTIDYPEDYMLIKAVYDNLYCQSPHFGTNEILSFLNDHPEIAGVNAHLAGVNWYRDHLTDLRTIDARHTRDYPSSSQPA, from the coding sequence ATGACCGTACCGAGGATCGTTATCGTCTGTCAGGCGCGATTGGGCTCGACAAGACTTCCAAGAAAGGTGCTTCTGCCGTTGGCTGGACAGCCCCTTCTCCTCCGCTTCCTCGAACGGGTATCGCGCTCACGATTGGCAAGCAAGGTGGTTGTTGCTACAACAATTGACCCTTCTGATGATCAGCTCTGTCGACTATGTTCTGAGGCAGGGTATGATGTGTACCGCGGACATCCTCATGACCTCCTTGACAGGCATCTCAAGACCGCTCAAGCGTTTGGTGCAGACGTCATCGTGAAGATCCCGTCTGATTGTCCACTTATCGATCCCGGAATCATCGACACCGTTATCGCATCATATCTCGCACATCAAGGCACAGTGGACTACGTCAGCAACCTTCATCCCGGCTCATGGCCTGATGGTAATGACGTAGAGGTGATGAGTGTGAAGATCCTCGAACGGGCGTGGTATGCAGCTCTTCTTCCGTATGAACGGGAGCATACCACGCCCTGGATGTGGGACGGAAACGCTGGTGTTCGTACGGCAAACGTGACGTGGCATCACGGACCTGATCTGAGTATGAGTCAGCGCTGGACGATCGACTATCCGGAAGACTACATGCTCATCAAAGCGGTGTATGACAATCTCTATTGCCAGTCCCCCCATTTCGGGACAAACGAGATCCTCTCCTTCCTGAACGATCATCCGGAGATCGCTGGCGTCAATGCACACCTCGCCGGAGTGAATTGGTACCGAGATCATCTCACAGATCTCCGAACCATCGATGCGCGGCACACTCGTGACTACCCATCTTCATCCCAACCCGCATGA